One genomic window of Canis aureus isolate CA01 chromosome 15, VMU_Caureus_v.1.0, whole genome shotgun sequence includes the following:
- the LOC144285135 gene encoding ubiquitin carboxyl-terminal hydrolase 17-like protein 6, which translates to MEAAHLHPSEEPQFSASPKPQSCWSRRGGAEVHGGPSVPETTSPASKTLSSPTDPLAPASAGLPPTKTPLSWKSLSQVGAGLQNMGNTCYVNATLQCLTYTEPLASYMLSQQHGTTCRRQTSCMLCTLQAHLTRVLCHPGRVLRPLPLLLAAFHRHKQEDAHEYLMFILDAMQQACLPEDKLSDPECPQDSTLIQQLFGGYWRSQIQCLHCQGISSTLDPYLDISLDIGAAHSISQALEQLMKPELLEGENAYHCSKCLEKVPASKVLTLHTSPKVLILVLRRFSDLTGNKMTKEVQYPERLDMQHYLSEQRAGPLVYVLYAVLVHAGRSCHSGHYFCFVKAGNGQWYKMDDAKVSACDVTCALRQPAYVLFYMQKTDLERDLGRESVEEGGLASPEADPTVVGEASGEPATDPSVNHPELEERGEETSRQQMTLDQWRCLQECNRPKPELNIKGREIALPANAVILHHSKYRPEMPKNHPQQTVDLLTTAAGMLPPQVAGDVAKVPRVPGRARPTKKTSKKGQSSGEAVQGCVS; encoded by the coding sequence ATGGaggctgcccacctccacccctcagagGAGCCTCAGTTCAGCGCCTCTCCCAAACCCCAGTCATGCTGGTCAAGGAGAGGCGGTGCTGAAGTCCACGGAGGACCCTCTGTGCCTGAGACGACATCCCCTGCATCAAAGACACTCTCCTCCCCAACTGACCCGTTGGCTCCCGCAtcagcagggctgcctcccaccaagacacctctgagttggaagagcctttcccaggtgggagccgggcttcagaacatgggcaacacttgctatgtgaatgcgaccctacagtgtctgacctacacagagcccctcgccagctacatgctgtcccagcagcacgggaccacctgtaggaggcagacatcctgcatgctgtgtaccctgcaggctcacctgacgcgggttctctgccatcctggacgtgtgctccggcccctgccactcctgctcgcCGCCTTCCACAGACACAAGCAGGAAGATGCCCATGAGTATCTCATGTTCATTCTGGATGCAATGCAGCAAGCATGCTTGCCTGAGGACAAGCTCTCAGACCCTGAGTGTCCTCAGGACAGCACCCTCATCCAGCAACTCTTTGGGGGGTACTGGAGGTCTCAAATCCAGTGTCTCCACTGCCAAGGCATTTCGAGCACTCTGGatccttacctggacatcagccTGGACATCGGGGCTGCTCACAGCATCAGCCAAGCTTTGGAGCAGTTGATGAAGCCCGAACTGCTGGAAGGTGAAAATGCCTACCATTGTAGTAAGTGTCTGGAGAAGGTGCCTGCGTCCAAGGTGTTGACTTTGCACACTTCCCCGAAGGTCCTCATCCTGGTCTTGAGACGATTCTCAGACTTGacaggcaacaaaatgactaaggaggtgcaatatcctgagcgccttgacatgcaacactacctgtctgagcagagggcaggacccttggtttatgtgctctatgccgtgctggtgcacgctgggaggagttgccacagcggacattacttctgttttgtaaaggcaggaaatggccagTGGTATAAAATGGATGATGCTAAGGTCAGCGCCTGTGATGTGACTTGCGCGCTGCGCCAACCTGCCTATGTcctcttttatatgcagaagactGATCTGGAGAGAGACCTTGGGAGGGAGTCAGTCGAGGAGGGAGGACTCGCATCTCCCGAGGCAGACCCCACGGTGgtgggtgaggcctcaggagagccgGCAACCGATCCCTCCGTGAACCATCCTGAGTTGGAGGAGCGTGGGGAAGAGACCTCCAGACAACAAATGACATTAGACCAGTGGAGATGCCTCCAAGAATGCAACCGCCCTAAGCCTGAACTCAATATCAAGGgaagagaaattgctcttcctgcGAACGCAGTCATCCTTCACCACTCCAAATACAGACCTGAGATGCCGAAGAATCATCCTCAACAGACCGTCGACCTGCTCACCACTGCAGCTGGGATGCTCccacctcaggtggccggggacgTGGCCAAAGTCCCGCGTGTGCCAGGGAGAGCCAGACCTACCAAGAAGACGAGCAAGAAGGGACAGAGTTCTGGGGAAGCAGTCCAGGGATGTGTCTCCTAA